From Arachis stenosperma cultivar V10309 chromosome 2, arast.V10309.gnm1.PFL2, whole genome shotgun sequence, one genomic window encodes:
- the LOC130962054 gene encoding 40S ribosomal protein SA-like isoform X2 produces MATSAAAPRQLSQKEQDIQMMLAAEVHLGTKNCDFQMERYVFKRRNDGIYIINLGKTWEKLQLAARIIVAIENPQDIIVQSARPYGQRAVLKFAQYTGANAIAGRHTPGTFTNQMQTSYNEPRLLILTDPRTDHQPIKEGALGNIPTIAFCDTDSPMRYVDVGIPANNKGKHSIGCLFWLLARMVLQMRGIIRPGLKWDVMVDLFFYREPEEAKQQEEEEAPAAPEYAIQDFGAAGIAGFPTADGEWAAVTEQPWPEAVPQQPIAAAPADWAPDTSAGDWEPVPAPQPSVPAPGAVAPTGWE; encoded by the exons ATGGCCACTTCCGCCGCTGCGCCGCGCCAGCTCTCTCAGAAGGAGCAAGACATCCAGATGATGCTTGCGGCTGAGGTGCATTTGGGAACCAAAAACTGCGACTTCCAGATGGAACGCTATGTCTTCAAACGCCGCAATGATG GTATTTACATAATTAACCTTGGCAAGACATGGGAGAAGCTCCAACTTGCTGCTAGGATTATTGTCGCCATCGAGAATCCGCAGGACATCATTGTTCAGTCTGCTAGGCCATATGGTCAGAGGGCAGTCTTGAAATTTGCCCAATACACCGGTGCAAATGCAATTGCTGGAAGGCACACTCCTGGAACATTCACTAATCAGATGCAGACATCCTATAACGAGCCTCGCCTTCTTATTCTGACTGATCCAAGGACTGATCATCAG CCCATTAAGGAAGGTGCTCTTGGAAATATTCCAACAATTGCCTTTTGCGATACTGATTCTCCAATGCGGTATGTTGATGTTGGCATTCCTGCCAATAATAAGGGGAAGCACAGTATTGGTTGTCTTTTTTGGCTATTAGCAAGGATGGTTTTGCAGATGAGGGGTATTATTCGTCCAGGGCTTAAATGGGATGTGATG GTGGATCTATTCTTCTATAGAGAACCTGAAGAGGCCAAGCAACAAGAGGAGGAGGAAGCACCAGCTGCCCCAGAATATGCCATTCAAGACTTCGGTGCTGCTGGCATTGCCGGTTTccccacagctgatggtgaatgGGCGGCTGTCACAGAACAACCCTGGCCCGAGGCAGTTCCACAACAACCTATTGCAGCTGCGCCTGCTGATTGGGCCCCAGATACTT CTGCAGGTGATTGGGAACCGGTTCCAGCTCCTCAGCCTTCCGTTCCGGCACCCGGAGCTGTTGCTCCCACTGGTTGGGAATAG
- the LOC130962054 gene encoding 40S ribosomal protein SA-like isoform X1 encodes MATSAAAPRQLSQKEQDIQMMLAAEVHLGTKNCDFQMERYVFKRRNDGIYIINLGKTWEKLQLAARIIVAIENPQDIIVQSARPYGQRAVLKFAQYTGANAIAGRHTPGTFTNQMQTSYNEPRLLILTDPRTDHQPIKEGALGNIPTIAFCDTDSPMRYVDVGIPANNKGKHSIGCLFWLLARMVLQMRGIIRPGLKWDVMVDLFFYREPEEAKQQEEEEAPAAPEYAIQDFGAAGIAGFPTADGEWAAVTEQPWPEAVPQQPIAAAPADWAPDTSAAAGDWEPVPAPQPSVPAPGAVAPTGWE; translated from the exons ATGGCCACTTCCGCCGCTGCGCCGCGCCAGCTCTCTCAGAAGGAGCAAGACATCCAGATGATGCTTGCGGCTGAGGTGCATTTGGGAACCAAAAACTGCGACTTCCAGATGGAACGCTATGTCTTCAAACGCCGCAATGATG GTATTTACATAATTAACCTTGGCAAGACATGGGAGAAGCTCCAACTTGCTGCTAGGATTATTGTCGCCATCGAGAATCCGCAGGACATCATTGTTCAGTCTGCTAGGCCATATGGTCAGAGGGCAGTCTTGAAATTTGCCCAATACACCGGTGCAAATGCAATTGCTGGAAGGCACACTCCTGGAACATTCACTAATCAGATGCAGACATCCTATAACGAGCCTCGCCTTCTTATTCTGACTGATCCAAGGACTGATCATCAG CCCATTAAGGAAGGTGCTCTTGGAAATATTCCAACAATTGCCTTTTGCGATACTGATTCTCCAATGCGGTATGTTGATGTTGGCATTCCTGCCAATAATAAGGGGAAGCACAGTATTGGTTGTCTTTTTTGGCTATTAGCAAGGATGGTTTTGCAGATGAGGGGTATTATTCGTCCAGGGCTTAAATGGGATGTGATG GTGGATCTATTCTTCTATAGAGAACCTGAAGAGGCCAAGCAACAAGAGGAGGAGGAAGCACCAGCTGCCCCAGAATATGCCATTCAAGACTTCGGTGCTGCTGGCATTGCCGGTTTccccacagctgatggtgaatgGGCGGCTGTCACAGAACAACCCTGGCCCGAGGCAGTTCCACAACAACCTATTGCAGCTGCGCCTGCTGATTGGGCCCCAGATACTT CTGCAGCTGCAGGTGATTGGGAACCGGTTCCAGCTCCTCAGCCTTCCGTTCCGGCACCCGGAGCTGTTGCTCCCACTGGTTGGGAATAG